The proteins below are encoded in one region of Apium graveolens cultivar Ventura chromosome 4, ASM990537v1, whole genome shotgun sequence:
- the LOC141721026 gene encoding uncharacterized protein LOC141721026, protein MASSITARQALNLTRLSASRSASQIQRRGFSGAADHHGPPKVNCWEAPMSPSTWKEEHFVIVSLSGWGLVLFGGYKAFSGGKKEEKQPEAAK, encoded by the exons ATGGCTTCATCTATAACGGCTCGTCAAGCTCTAAACCTGACTCGGCTCTCTGCTTCGCGATCAGCTTCTCAAATTCAGCGCCGCGGCTTCTCCGGCGCCGCCG ATCATCATGGTCCTCCAAAGGTTAATTGTTGGGAAGCTCCAATGAGTCCGTCGACATGGAAGGAAGAGCAT TTTGTAATTGTTTCATTGTCTGGATGGGGTCTTGTTCTCTTTGGTGGATATAAAGCGTTCTCTGGAGGCAAGAAGGAAGAG AAACAGCCGGAGGCAGCAAAGTAG
- the LOC141721025 gene encoding uncharacterized protein LOC141721025: MGVGGGLKGHSTQSSSGSGRAAGRPYGWMLLLFIAFGALLIGVMVLHKHKQRRVFDLVIKDKDLQLYSLHLHLQKERDFAKEAKRKSEELKSELYTLRNQKSELSGKILEMQSTISSLKEEHKTIESSLEEKQNEINLMKEREKNVNTQNNRGSILDQALSLKEAESEDLKRDLKLPVRNWDINFKYPNSAVNLTTIIGIARRDETVSTNKENGGRMDAYIKIAGGEKGEDRRETENAAFSRKISGEEPHILKGSLQEFPHKNTTAKSHGEQMGYKSSKDGGLKIDTQRSNTNGTQAKANTVVDFQKVKDVDGATLATNSKFENSGQEKNVVGSAKGKRFFRNERDGKQKKRHEETELLGVDIRIASNENDATLKLLKPVLWKEGKETKGETKVGSESKTKKDHSSSVLKMHMNTENRIPESFSQLANEVQVNRNINELKSKITSDDRKKKPKEIVHPEAQANEKTHRTERSGNDKAANAKKRNIAKNTADISDWEVDTTYE; this comes from the exons ATGGGAGTGGGAGGAGGGCTCAAGGGACACAGTACGCAGAGTAGCAGTGGAAGTGGAAGAGCTGCAGGAAGGCCATATGGATGGATGCTGCTGCTTTTTATTGCATTTGGAGCTTTACTAATAGGAGTGATGGTCCTTCACAAGCATAAGCAGAGAAGAGTTTTCGACCTTGTTATCAAAGACAAAGACCTCCAACTCTATTCTCTTCATTTACACTTGCAG AAGGAAAGAGATTTTGCAAAAGAAGCTAAACGTAAATCAGAAGAATTGAAATCAGAGTTATACACTCTCCGAAACCAGAAGTCGGAGCTCAGTGGCAAGATACTGGAAATGCAATCCACAATATCTTCCTTGAAAGAGGAACACAAAACCATAGAGTCATCACTAGAAGAAAAACAAAATGAGATTAATCTAATGAAAGAAAGGGAAAAGAATGTAAACACACAAAATAATCGTGGATCAATTCTAGACCAAGCTTTGAGCTTGAAGGAAGCTGAATCGGAAGATCTAAAGAGAGATCTTAAATTACCAGTTAGGAATTGGGATATCAATTTTAAATATCCAAATTCTGCTGTGAATTTAACCACCATAATTGGTATTGCAAGAAGGGATGAAACTGTAAGCACTAACAAAGAGAATGGTGGTCGAATGGATGCCTATATTAAAATTGCAGGAGGAGAAAAGGGTGAAGATAGAAGAGAAACTGAAAATGCTGCCTTTAGCAGGAAAATATCTGGAGAAGAACCTCATATATTAAaaggttctctacaagaattTCCGCACAAAAATACAACCGCAAAAAGTCATGGCGAACAAATGGGTTATAAAAGTTCTAAAGATGGAGGTTTGAAAATAGACACCCAGAGGAGTAACACAAATGGAACTCAGGCAAAAGCAAACACTGTTGTTGACTTTCAAAAAGTAAAAGATGTTGACGGTGCCACACTTGCTACAAACAGTAAGTTTGAAAACAGTGGTCAAGAGAAGAATGTAGTCGGAAGTGCAAAAGGAAAAAGATTCTTCAGAAATGAAAGAGATGGTAAGCAGAAAAAGAGGCATGAAGAAACAGAGTTGCTAGGCGTGGACATCAGAATTGCATCAAATGAAAACGATGCAACGTTAAAATTATTAAAACCAGTTCTGTGGAAGGAAGGTAAGGAAACAAAAGGTGAGACCAAAGTTGGATCAGAGAGTAAAACCAAAAAAGATCATTCAAGCAGTGTTCTAAAGATGCATATGAACACTGAGAATAGGATCCCAGAAAGTTTTTCTCAGCTAGCAAATGAAGTCCAGGTGAACAGAAATATCAACGAACTGAAAAGCAAGATTACCAGTGATGACAGAAAAAAGAAGCCTAAAGAAATTGTTCACCCAGAGGCACAAGCCAATGAAAAAACACATCGCACAGAGAGGAGTGGTAACGACAAAGCAGCCAATGCCAAGAAAAGAAATATTGCTAAAAATACTGCTGATATTTCAGACTGGGAGGTTGACACTACTTATGAATAG